A region of Calditrichota bacterium DNA encodes the following proteins:
- a CDS encoding transglycosylase SLT domain-containing protein: MANRRTHHKRTRVAVGAVIVVALLATGGLLFRLLDLGPRHRVRELEQSLQQLRASLNADSIRQYHIQKVMAIIQMYNPEMPSSQRYEIANEIYNMTLKYTNLDVDLLCATITHETAGTWDPEIVSPAGAMGLMQIMPATGMFLASYEGLNWSSPEEVLFNPVYNIRLGARFLASQIEYYDVDGGLAAYNGGEKWAALWVRSGRDDRMLPRETREYLPAVLALYEEFANMRF, translated from the coding sequence ATGGCAAATCGGAGGACACACCACAAGCGTACGCGCGTGGCGGTCGGTGCAGTGATCGTCGTGGCTCTGCTGGCCACCGGCGGCCTCCTCTTCCGGCTTCTGGACTTAGGTCCCAGACACCGCGTGCGAGAGCTGGAGCAGTCCCTGCAACAGCTGCGCGCATCGCTCAATGCCGACAGCATCCGGCAGTACCACATCCAGAAGGTGATGGCCATCATCCAGATGTACAATCCGGAGATGCCGTCGAGCCAGCGCTATGAGATCGCCAACGAAATCTACAACATGACCCTGAAGTACACCAATCTCGACGTCGATCTCTTGTGCGCGACCATCACCCACGAGACTGCTGGCACTTGGGACCCGGAGATCGTCTCCCCGGCCGGCGCCATGGGGCTCATGCAGATCATGCCTGCCACTGGCATGTTCCTGGCAAGCTACGAAGGCCTCAACTGGAGCTCGCCGGAGGAGGTGCTTTTCAATCCCGTCTACAACATCCGGCTCGGCGCCCGCTTCTTAGCAAGCCAGATCGAGTACTATGACGTGGACGGCGGGTTGGCGGCGTACAACGGCGGGGAGAAATGGGCAGCGCTGTGGGTGAGGAGCGGAAGGGACGACCGCATGCTGCCGCGCGAGACCAGGGAGTACCTGCCTGCCGTGCTGGCGCTCTATGAGGAGTTCGCCAACATGCGCTTCTGA